In Rutidosis leptorrhynchoides isolate AG116_Rl617_1_P2 chromosome 2, CSIRO_AGI_Rlap_v1, whole genome shotgun sequence, one genomic interval encodes:
- the LOC139890099 gene encoding zinc finger BED domain-containing protein RICESLEEPER 2-like → MRRCAHILNLVVTSGLKDYAKSIKVIRNAVKYVRSSPSRLNKFKQCIEDEKISMGGSVCLEVPTRWNSTFLMLESAIKYRKAFERMEDDSQYFGYFILDSSLGDEEANQNESRIGPPCSRDWDEAEKFMMFLELFFVVTKRFSGSLYVTSNMYFHDLCTIYTHITSCIEDDDPKLSHMACDMKLKFDKYWGELGKVNPLLFVAVVLDPRYKKQYVDWSFDEIYGINDVSNKMKKKSCDLLNGEMMKSNTSDPKVKLPK, encoded by the exons ATGCGCCGTTGTGCTCACATATTGAACTTGGTTGTGACTAGCGGTTTGAAAGACTATGCTAAATCTATTAAAGTGATTAGAAATGCAGTGAAATATGTTAGATCATCACCATCAAGGTTGAACAAATTTAAACAATGTATTGAGGATGAAAAAATAAGTATGGGTGGAAGTGTTTGCTTAGAAGTTCCTACTAGGTGGAACTCCACTTTTTTAATGTTGGAATCAGCTATAAAGTATAGGAAGGCATTTGAGAGAATGGAAGATGATTCACAATACTTTGGATACTTTATATTAGATTCAAGCTTAGGAGATGAAGAAGCTAATCAAAATGAAAGTAGAATAGGTCCACCTTGTAGTCGGGATTGGGATGAGgcagaaaagtttatgatgttttTGGAGTTATTTTTTGTGGTCACCAAACGATTTTCGGGGTCATTGTATGttacttcaaatatgtattttcaTGATCTTTGCACAATATATACTCACATAACTAGTTGCATTGAAGATGATGATCCAAAGTTAAGTCACATGGCTTGTGATATGAAACTGAAGTTTGATAAGTATTGGGGTGAATTGGGAAAAGTCAATCCATTGTTGTTTGTTGCGGTGGTCCTTGATCCTCGTTATAAGAAACAATATGTTGATTGGAGTTTTGATGAAATATATGGTATAAATGATGTGTCCAATAAGATGAAGAAAAAG TCATGTGATCTTCTAAATGGGGAGATGATGAAGTCAAATACTTCTGATCCTAAAGTCAAATTACCTAAATAG